From a region of the Cucumis sativus cultivar 9930 chromosome 6, Cucumber_9930_V3, whole genome shotgun sequence genome:
- the LOC101223046 gene encoding histidine--tRNA ligase, chloroplastic/mitochondrial → MAAKPSSLLIFQPSLNLRLKPFIFSSSSLAFSIILRFPFPKPSFFLNRNFHSSLTAVSSAQSVSDGGTTGGRSGALSPAPTTEELQRIDVNPPKGTRDFPPEDMRLRNWLFNNFREVSRVYGFEEVDYPVLESEALFIRKAGEEIRDQLYCFEDRGNRRVALRPELTPSLARLVIQKGKSLSLPIKWFAIGQCWRYERMTRGRRREHYQWNMDILGVPGVTAEAELLSSIVTFFKKVGITASDVGFKVSSRKVLQDVLKCYGIPQNMFGKVCIIIDKIEKIPLDEMKKELKVVGVSEDAIEELLQVLSVKSLTKLEEVLGGGGEALSDLKQLFSLAEKFGYSDWIQFDASIVRGLAYYTGIVFEGFDRGGKLRAICGGGRYDRLLSTFGGDDIPACGFGFGDAVIVELLKEKKLLPELNAEVENIVCALDPDLQGAASKVATILREKGQTVDLVLENKPLKWVFKRATRINARRLILVGSSEWERGMVGVKDLSSGEQRDVKLDELD, encoded by the exons ATGGCTGCGAAGCCTTCTTCACTCCTTATCTTCCAACCTAGCCTCAATCTTCGTTTGAAAcccttcattttctcttcctcaTCACTCGCTTTCAGTATCATTCTCAGATTCCCCTTTCCTAAACCCTCATTCTTCCTCAACCGCAACTTTCACTCTTCTCTCACCGCCGTCTCTTCCGCTCAGTCTGTTAGCGACGGCGGAACCACTGGCGGCAGATCGGGGGCGCTTTCTCCGGCGCCGACCACTGAAGAATTGCAGAGAATCGATGTTAACCCTCCCAAGGGAACCAGGGATTTTCCACCTGAAGATATGCGACTCCGTAACTGGCTGTTCAATAATTTCAGAGAG GTTTCGCGAGTGTATGGATTTGAGGAGGTTGATTATCCGGTTCTCGAGTCGGAGGCGCTGTTTATAAGGAAAGCTGGTGAAGAAATAAGAGACCAG ctCTATTGTTTTGAAGATCGGGGGAATCGTCGAGTTGCTTTGAGGCCTGAGCTTACCCCTTCCTTGGCGAGATTGGTGATCCAGAAagg AAAATCTTTGTCCCTTCCAATAAAATGGTTTGCCATAGGGCAATGCTGGCGGTATGAGAGAATGACTAGAGGTCGGCGTCGTGAGCATTACCAATGGAATATGGATATCCTTGGTGTACCTGGGGTTACG GCTGAAGCAGAGCTGCTATCTTCAATTGTTACGTTTTTCAAGAAAGTTGGAATTACAGCATCAGATGTTGGATTTAAGGTTTCCAGTCGAAAG GTTTTGCAAGATGTCCTTAAATGCTATGGAATACCTCAAAATATGTTTGGCAAGGTTTGCATCATCATAGACAAG ATAGAGAAAATTCCATTGGATGAGATGAAGAAGGAACTGAAGGTTGTGGGCGTATCAGAGGATGCTATTGAGGAGCTCTTGCAAGTTCTTTCAGTAAAGTCTTTGACAAAGTTAGAAG AGGTACTTGGAGGTGGTGGTGAAGCGTTGTCTGATCTGAAGCAGCTTTTTTCCCTTGCTGAAAAGTTTGGTTATTCTGACTGGATCCAATTTGATGCTTCCATTGTTCGTGGGCTTGCCTATTACACTGGTATTGTTTTTGAG GGCTTTGACAGAGGGGGTAAGCTGCGAGCCATATGCGGTGGAGGTAGGTATGATCGTTTGCTTTCTACATTTGGTGGCGATGATATTCCTGCTTGTGGCTTCGGGTTTGGTGATGCTGTTATTGTAGAG TTGCTCAAGGAAAAGAAGTTGCTGCCGGAACTGAATGCTGAAGTAGAGAACATAGTTTGTGCTTTGGATCCTGATCTTCAAGGTGCGGCTTCGAAAGTTGCTACCATTCTCAGGGAGAAAGGCCAAACTGTTGATTTGGTCTTGGAGAACAAACCTCTCAAATG GGTGTTCAAACGAGCGACGCGGATAAACGCTCGCCGGTTGATACTAGTTGGAAGTTCAGAATGGGAACGAGGAATGGTCGGAGTTAAAGATCTTTCCTCAGGCGAACAACGTGATGTCAAACTTGATGAACTCGACTAA
- the LOC101202774 gene encoding alpha carbonic anhydrase 7, with amino-acid sequence MQFCSTPIVFFFILLYFIHSSSISAQEVEDEREFDYAEGSQKGPGHWGEIKKEWEACNNGDLQSPIDLSSQRVKIVPQLGELKRSYYPCNATVKNRGHDISVYWYGKPGSIEINGDVYDLQQSHWHSPSEHSVNGRRYDLELHMVHQSSDPTVKNKIAVVGQLYTIGQPDPFITQLSREILGMVDRKHEKKVGVMNPADIKFGGKKYYRYLGSLTVPPCTEGVIWTMNKKIRTVSREQVRLLREAVHDYAEFNARPLQPLNSREIGLYRPIQRTRS; translated from the exons ATGCAATTTTGTAGTACACCCatcgttttcttcttcattttgttgtatttcattcattcatcttCAATCTCAGCTCAAGAAGTTG AGGACGAGAGAGAATTTGATTATGCAGAAGGGAGTCAGAAAGGGCCAGGACATTGGGGGGAGATAAAGAAAGAGTGGGAAGCTTGTAATAATGGGGATTTGCAATCTCCCATAGATTTATCAAGCCAGAGAGTGAAGATTGTTCCTCAGTTGGGAGAGCTAAAGAGAAGCTATTATCCTTGCAATGCAACCGTCAAAAATAGGGGCCATGATATTTCT GTATATTGGTATGGTAAGCCAGGATCAATTGAGATAAACGGGGACGTTTATGATCTTCAACAATCCCATTGGCACTCGCCTTCAGAGCATTCCGTCAATGGAAGAAG GTATGACTTGGAACTCCACATGGTTCACCAAAGTTCTGATCCCACCGTGAAGAACAAGATTGCTGTTGTTGGTCAACTCTATACAATTGGCCAACCAGACCCTTTTATCACACAG TTGAGTAGGGAAATTCTTGGCATGGTTGATCGGAAGCATGAAAAGAAGGTGGGAGTGATGAATCCCGCAGATATCAAGTTTGGTGGAAAAAAGTACTACAGATACCTTGGTTCCCTCACTGTTCCTCCTTGTACTGAAGGTGTAATATGGACCATGAACAAGAAG ATTAGGACAGTGTCAAGGGAGCAAGTGAGACTTCTCAGAGAGGCTGTTCATGAT TATGCAGAGTTCAATGCAAGGCCATTGCAGCCACTCAATAGTCGGGAAATCGGTCTCTATCGACCAATTCAAAGAACCAGATCTTGA